In Pannonibacter sp. XCT-53, the sequence GCGATCGTGACGGTCTCGACAGGCAGCCCCTCGGCACGCGCAACCCGGCTGACAAGGACGCCGAAGAGCACGATCGCCACAAGGATGACGGCGCGGGCGGCTATTCCTGCCGACTCACGCCAGGAAGCCGCCGGAGCCTGACGGCTTCGGACGGTCAGGGCGCGGGTCGGCGCCGTGAAGCGGGTGATACGCATGACTCAGTCCCCCTGGACAAACGCAAGATACAAGATCGGACTGCAGAAGCGTGACGCCGACCTTCGGTCCGGTCGCCTTGGCGGTGCCGGAACGGGATGGGCAACACAGGCACGGCCCCTGCTGTCCTGCCCCGTGCCAGCCGGCGGGGCCGGCGCGGGACGCTGTCGTGAGACTCCTGAGCCGCCCTTCCCTCGCATCATCTCCCGGGCAGACCGCGGGACAGGGAAGCAAGACACGGGCAAGCCGGGGCCGTTGCCTGGCCGGACACGGCCAGACCTGAAGGTCCGGGCGCTGGCCCGGCCTCTTGTGATGATGGACGCGCGCCCGGCGCTGACCCGGCGGTCAGTGCGAGGCGGGAATGTGGGTTCCGGTGCCGACCGGACGGATCTCGGCCGCCATGCGCCCCTTGGGCCCCATGCCGAAGCGCACGAGCACGTCCTGGCCCGGGCGCAGCTCGGTGAGCCCGAAGCGGCGGAGCGTCTCCATGTGGATGAAGATGTCCTCGGAGCCCTCGCCCTGGGTCAGGAAGCCGAAGCCCTTGACCCGGTTGAACCACTTGACCGTTGCGCGCTCGAACCCCGTTTCGGGCACGACCTGCACATGGGTCCGGGACGGCGGGAGCTGCGAGGGATGCACGGCCGTCGATTCGTCCATCGACAGGATGCGGAAGGCCTGGAGCCCGCGCGGCTTGTCGAGCACCTCGCACACCACCCGGGCGCCTTCATAGGCGGTCTGGAAGCCGTCGCGGCGCAGGCACGTAACGTGAAGCAGGATGTCCGGCAGGCCGTTGTCGGGCACGATGAAACCGTAGCCCTTGGCGATGTCGAACCATTTGATGGTCCCCGCGACCTCGATCAGATCGACGGCGACATCATCCGCCATCGCCTCGATCAATCGGGGATCCTGTGCCGCTTTACCCCCCATCGTCAAACGCCCCATCCTTTACGCCGCCTCTCTCAGCTGGACGGTCGGTTTGCCGACTCACCGCCTCGCTGATTCCTAATAAAAGGATAACACCGGCAACCCCCTCCACCAGAGGATTTTGTTAACTAACCACAGCTCGGTCTGTTGCGGCGCATCAGCTCTCGCCAGAAAAAGCGGCAAATGTCGCAGCCAGCGGCGTTGCCATCAGGCAGCTGGCAAGATGATCCAGCGGCGTGGGGTCCCGATTTACGATCACGAGATCGGCCCCGGCCGCAACGGCGAGTTCCGGCAGGGTCGCCGCCGGGTGGACAGCTAGCGAGGACCCGAGCACCAGGAAGACGTCGGCCTGCCGGGCTGCCGCAACGGCGCGCGCCAGCTTGTCCTGCGGCATCGCCTCGCCGAAACTGACGACAGCGGCCTTGAGAAGACCGCCGCAGGCCGCGCAGCGCGGGCTTCGTCCGGCGGCCACCGCCTCCTGCTGCGCGGGTATCCCGGCCGGATGCCGGCAGTCGAGGCAATGGGCATAGGTGCCATTGCCATGCAGCTCGATCAGGGTCCCGGCCGCCTGCCCGGCGCGCTGGTGCAGGCCGTCGATGTTCTGCGT encodes:
- a CDS encoding cold-shock protein; amino-acid sequence: MGGKAAQDPRLIEAMADDVAVDLIEVAGTIKWFDIAKGYGFIVPDNGLPDILLHVTCLRRDGFQTAYEGARVVCEVLDKPRGLQAFRILSMDESTAVHPSQLPPSRTHVQVVPETGFERATVKWFNRVKGFGFLTQGEGSEDIFIHMETLRRFGLTELRPGQDVLVRFGMGPKGRMAAEIRPVGTGTHIPASH
- a CDS encoding SIR2 family NAD-dependent protein deacylase; this encodes MTSRSGAGRIEDVKEASAMLADLFALNGRVVVLTGAGLSTESGIPDYRSPGGIWSTHAPIQYQAFVTDKAARLEDWRRRFQFHAEFTAAAPNAAHRALARLTGEGRIGLVVTQNIDGLHQRAGQAAGTLIELHGNGTYAHCLDCRHPAGIPAQQEAVAAGRSPRCAACGGLLKAAVVSFGEAMPQDKLARAVAAARQADVFLVLGSSLAVHPAATLPELAVAAGADLVIVNRDPTPLDHLASCLMATPLAATFAAFSGES